Proteins encoded together in one Streptomyces sp. NA04227 window:
- a CDS encoding N-acetyltransferase, whose translation MGVTVRRAEESDRAAVVRLLDEAFHDDPVSNWIFPDKASYQSRHRLLMGAFTDLAFSQGYVEIMEDGSGAALWFSVPAEEERDGHAPDAGADGGPEAFAEDDGPALVREAVDPANQRIEVVGRLTAAVHPADRAHEYLMLIGVDPDQQGKGLGSVLVEHVLERCDREGLHAYLEASSVRSRGLYERLGFAYLGSTVDLPGGPHMWPMWREPRAEPGRA comes from the coding sequence ATGGGCGTGACGGTGCGAAGGGCCGAGGAGTCCGACAGGGCGGCCGTGGTCCGACTGCTCGACGAGGCCTTCCACGACGATCCGGTGAGCAACTGGATCTTCCCCGACAAGGCCTCGTACCAGAGCAGGCACCGGCTCCTCATGGGCGCGTTCACGGACCTGGCGTTCAGCCAGGGCTACGTGGAGATCATGGAGGACGGAAGCGGCGCGGCACTCTGGTTCTCCGTACCGGCCGAAGAGGAGCGGGACGGACACGCGCCGGACGCCGGAGCGGACGGCGGACCCGAGGCGTTCGCAGAGGACGACGGACCGGCGCTGGTGCGCGAGGCCGTCGACCCCGCGAACCAGCGGATCGAAGTGGTCGGCCGACTGACCGCAGCGGTCCATCCGGCCGACCGCGCGCACGAGTACCTGATGCTGATCGGCGTCGATCCCGACCAGCAGGGCAAGGGCCTCGGCTCCGTCCTCGTCGAGCACGTCCTGGAGCGCTGCGACCGCGAGGGACTGCATGCCTATCTGGAGGCGAGCAGCGTACGCAGCCGGGGCCTGTACGAACGGCTGGGCTTCGCCTACCTCGGCAGTACGGTCGACCTGCCCGGCGGCCCGCACATGTGGCCGATGTGGCGGGAGCCGCGAGCGGAGCCCGGGAGGGCGTGA
- a CDS encoding aldehyde dehydrogenase family protein — translation MADLYIDGEWTAAAAGGRREVLNPFDASVVREVDEADATDVDRAVRAARRAFDEEDWARAPVRRRADVLRGVGELLLRDVEEIGRTETLDTGKTLTEARIDVEDVANAFRYFAEIAGKDGGRVVDVGPGVLSRVVYEPIGVCALIAPWNYPLLQASWKVAPALAAGNTFVLKPSEVTPLSSLLMMRLIEEAGAPRGVANLVLGSGAGVGAALTAHPDVDLVSFTGGLSTGRNIMASAATDVKNIALELGGKNPNIVFADADFDAALDYALDAAFLHSGQVCSAGSRLLVQDELYEEFVAALARRAEAIRLGSGLDPATESGPLSSAEHRAKVEGYLEIARTEGARLVTGGRRPDDPQLARGYFLLPTIYADCDRSMRIVQEEVFGPVVTAERFRDEAHAVSLANDTRYGLAGAVWTSDASRAQRVANALRHGTVWINDFHPYLPQAEWGGFGRSGVGRELGPTGLHEYQETKHIYQNLDPAPSGWFKG, via the coding sequence ATGGCCGACCTGTACATCGACGGTGAGTGGACGGCGGCGGCCGCCGGTGGCCGCCGGGAGGTCCTCAACCCCTTCGACGCCTCGGTCGTGCGGGAGGTGGACGAGGCCGACGCCACCGATGTGGACCGTGCGGTGCGGGCCGCCCGGCGCGCCTTCGACGAGGAGGACTGGGCGCGGGCACCGGTCCGGCGGCGGGCCGATGTGCTGCGCGGGGTCGGCGAGTTGCTGCTGCGGGACGTGGAGGAGATCGGGCGTACCGAGACGCTCGACACCGGCAAGACGCTCACCGAGGCGCGTATCGATGTCGAGGACGTGGCCAACGCCTTCCGGTACTTCGCCGAGATCGCGGGCAAGGACGGCGGCCGGGTGGTCGACGTGGGGCCGGGGGTGCTCAGCCGCGTCGTGTACGAGCCCATCGGGGTCTGCGCCCTGATCGCTCCGTGGAACTACCCGCTGCTCCAGGCCTCGTGGAAGGTGGCCCCCGCGCTGGCCGCGGGCAACACCTTCGTCCTCAAGCCCAGCGAGGTCACCCCGCTCTCCTCGCTCCTGATGATGCGTCTGATCGAGGAAGCGGGTGCGCCGCGCGGCGTGGCCAACCTGGTCCTCGGCTCCGGCGCGGGCGTCGGCGCGGCCCTGACCGCACACCCGGACGTGGACCTGGTCTCCTTCACCGGAGGCCTGTCCACCGGCCGCAACATCATGGCGAGCGCGGCCACGGACGTGAAGAACATCGCCCTGGAGCTGGGCGGCAAGAACCCCAACATCGTGTTCGCTGACGCCGACTTCGACGCCGCGCTCGACTACGCCCTGGACGCCGCGTTCCTGCACTCCGGCCAGGTGTGCTCGGCGGGTTCCCGGCTGCTCGTACAGGACGAGCTGTACGAGGAGTTCGTGGCGGCGCTCGCCCGGCGGGCCGAGGCGATCCGGCTCGGCAGCGGACTGGATCCGGCCACCGAGAGCGGACCGCTCAGCTCGGCCGAGCACCGGGCGAAGGTCGAGGGGTATCTGGAGATCGCCCGTACCGAAGGGGCCCGGCTCGTCACCGGCGGCCGTCGGCCCGACGACCCCCAACTGGCGCGTGGCTACTTCCTGTTGCCCACGATCTACGCGGACTGCGACCGCTCGATGCGGATCGTGCAAGAAGAGGTCTTCGGACCGGTGGTGACCGCCGAACGCTTCCGCGACGAGGCGCACGCGGTGTCGCTCGCCAACGACACGCGCTACGGACTCGCCGGAGCGGTGTGGACGAGCGACGCGAGCCGCGCCCAGCGGGTGGCCAACGCGCTGCGGCACGGCACCGTCTGGATCAACGACTTCCACCCCTACCTTCCGCAGGCCGAGTGGGGCGGCTTCGGCCGCTCCGGAGTGGGCCGCGAACTCGGTCCGACCGGCCTGCACGAGTACCAGGAGACCAAGCACATCTACCAGAACCTCGACCCGGCGCCGTCCGGCTGGTTCAAGGGCTGA
- a CDS encoding diacylglycerol kinase family protein, whose amino-acid sequence MRALLVANPAATTTSARTRDVLIHALASEMKLDAVTTEYRGHAWDLGRQAAQSGDVDLVVALGGDGTVNEVVNGLLHKGPDPERLPRLAVVPGGSTNVFVRALGLPNDAVEATGALLQALREGSERTVGLGLASGTPGTEDESVPARWFTFCAGFGFDAGVIGRVEQQRERGRKSTHSLYLRQALRQFFDDQHRRNGTITLERPGQDPVTDLALSIVCNTSPWTFLGNRPVYALPGASFDDALDVLGLRKLSTLGVTRLATQLLTSSPERGPKGKQVVADHDLDTFTLHSKAPLPLQMDGDHLGLRTSVTFTGVRRALRVIV is encoded by the coding sequence ATGCGTGCACTTCTCGTCGCCAATCCGGCAGCCACGACCACGAGTGCGCGCACTCGTGACGTACTCATCCACGCGCTCGCGAGCGAGATGAAGCTCGACGCCGTCACCACGGAGTACCGCGGGCACGCCTGGGACCTCGGCCGCCAGGCCGCGCAGTCCGGCGACGTCGACCTGGTGGTCGCGCTCGGCGGCGACGGCACGGTCAACGAAGTCGTCAACGGCCTTCTCCACAAGGGCCCCGACCCGGAGCGACTGCCGCGGCTCGCGGTGGTCCCCGGCGGTTCGACGAACGTCTTCGTGCGCGCGCTGGGCCTGCCCAACGACGCGGTGGAGGCCACGGGTGCGCTGCTGCAGGCCCTGCGCGAGGGGAGCGAGCGCACGGTCGGCCTCGGACTCGCCTCGGGCACCCCAGGCACCGAGGACGAGTCGGTCCCCGCGCGGTGGTTCACCTTCTGCGCCGGGTTCGGCTTCGACGCCGGAGTGATCGGCCGGGTCGAACAGCAGCGCGAGCGGGGCCGGAAATCGACCCACTCGCTGTATCTGCGTCAGGCGCTGCGCCAGTTCTTCGACGACCAGCACCGCCGCAACGGCACCATCACGCTGGAACGGCCCGGCCAGGACCCGGTCACGGATCTGGCGCTGTCCATAGTCTGCAACACCTCACCGTGGACATTCCTGGGCAATCGCCCCGTCTACGCGCTTCCCGGCGCCTCGTTCGACGACGCACTGGACGTACTGGGCCTGCGAAAGCTGTCCACTCTCGGCGTCACCCGACTTGCCACACAATTGCTCACTTCGTCCCCCGAGCGCGGACCGAAAGGCAAGCAGGTCGTGGCGGACCACGATCTGGACACCTTCACCTTGCATTCGAAGGCTCCACTGCCGCTTCAGATGGACGGAGACCACCTGGGGCTGCGTACGAGCGTGACGTTCACAGGCGTACGCCGTGCACTGCGTGTGATTGTGTGA
- a CDS encoding YciI family protein: protein MKFLMMVRCSQADYEAMGGKGSAGSPAWSEQDMQAMFAFMGRLNEDLTKSGEMVDGQGLTEPAKARSVGLDENGKVVVTENPYEATEMVIAGYWVLECDSYDRATEIAGRVLECPVPEGTPIIPVHLRPIDAGPERAS from the coding sequence ATGAAGTTCCTGATGATGGTGCGTTGTTCGCAGGCGGACTACGAGGCGATGGGCGGGAAGGGTTCCGCGGGGAGTCCGGCCTGGTCGGAGCAGGACATGCAGGCGATGTTCGCCTTCATGGGCCGCCTCAACGAGGACCTCACCAAGTCCGGCGAAATGGTGGACGGGCAGGGTCTCACCGAGCCCGCGAAGGCCCGGTCGGTCGGACTCGACGAGAACGGCAAGGTCGTGGTGACCGAGAATCCGTACGAGGCGACCGAGATGGTGATCGCCGGATACTGGGTCCTGGAGTGCGACAGCTACGACCGGGCCACCGAGATCGCGGGCCGGGTCCTCGAGTGCCCGGTGCCGGAGGGAACGCCGATCATTCCCGTGCATCTCCGCCCGATCGACGCCGGGCCCGAGCGCGCGAGCTGA
- a CDS encoding RNA polymerase sigma factor SigF, producing MRNGDGPVRDDEHGTRGQPSNNRDGRDGQGGHDGAAGRGGTRRGPRGIPEQQARPHPEGHAPADADALRNGQDGSGGSGAAPDGSATGAPPGDGRERAGSMSEHERHRDQSERDPHDRSGARAMFIELRTLSDTTREYAELRNQLVRMHLPLVEHLARRFRNRGEPLDDLTQVATIGLIKSVDRFDPERGVEFSTYATPTVVGEIKRHFRDKGWAVRVPRRLQELRLSLTTATAELSQLHGRSPTVHELAEKLGISEEEVLEGLESANAYSTLSLDVPDTDDESPAVADTLGAEDEALEGVEYRESLKPLLEDLPPREKRILLLRFFGNMTQSQIAQEVGISQMHVSRLLARTLAQLREKLLVEE from the coding sequence GTGAGGAACGGGGACGGGCCTGTGCGGGACGACGAGCACGGCACACGAGGGCAACCCTCCAACAATCGTGACGGTCGTGACGGCCAGGGCGGTCACGACGGCGCCGCGGGCCGCGGCGGAACGCGGCGCGGCCCGCGCGGCATTCCCGAACAGCAGGCCCGGCCGCACCCGGAGGGCCACGCCCCCGCGGACGCGGACGCACTCCGCAACGGGCAGGACGGTTCGGGCGGGTCCGGGGCAGCCCCCGACGGCAGCGCCACGGGGGCACCTCCCGGCGATGGCCGGGAAAGGGCGGGAAGCATGAGCGAACACGAGCGGCACAGGGATCAGTCGGAGCGCGACCCGCACGACCGCAGCGGGGCGCGTGCGATGTTCATCGAGCTGCGCACGCTCTCCGACACCACCCGGGAGTACGCCGAGCTGCGCAACCAGCTCGTCCGTATGCACCTGCCGCTCGTCGAGCATCTGGCCCGGCGCTTCCGCAACCGCGGCGAGCCGCTCGACGACCTGACCCAGGTCGCCACGATTGGCCTGATCAAGTCGGTCGACCGCTTCGATCCGGAGCGCGGGGTGGAGTTCTCCACCTATGCGACCCCCACCGTGGTGGGCGAGATCAAGCGGCACTTCCGCGACAAGGGCTGGGCAGTCCGCGTCCCCCGTCGGCTCCAGGAGCTGCGGCTCTCGCTGACCACGGCGACCGCCGAACTCTCCCAGCTGCACGGCCGCTCCCCCACCGTGCACGAGCTGGCGGAGAAGCTGGGCATCTCCGAGGAAGAAGTCCTGGAGGGCCTCGAATCGGCCAATGCGTACTCGACGCTCTCGCTGGACGTGCCGGACACCGACGACGAGTCGCCCGCCGTCGCGGACACCCTCGGCGCGGAGGACGAGGCGCTGGAAGGCGTCGAGTACCGCGAGTCGCTCAAGCCGCTGCTCGAGGACCTGCCGCCGCGCGAGAAGCGCATCCTGCTGCTGCGCTTCTTCGGCAACATGACGCAGTCGCAGATCGCCCAGGAGGTCGGCATCTCGCAGATGCACGTCTCGCGCCTGCTCGCCCGCACCCTGGCGCAACTGCGGGAGAAGCTCCTCGTCGAGGAGTGA
- a CDS encoding anti-sigma regulatory factor: MSQIAGEPATQDFVEVRLPAEGAYLSVLRTATAGLAARLDFTLDEIEDLRIAVDEACAILLQQAVDGSVLSCVFRLVDDSLEVTVSAPTTDGRAPERDTFAWTVLSALAGKVDSSVAADNTVSISLYKQRGAGVAPA; the protein is encoded by the coding sequence GTGTCCCAGATCGCAGGCGAGCCCGCGACCCAGGACTTCGTGGAAGTCCGGCTGCCGGCTGAGGGTGCCTACCTGTCGGTGCTGCGGACGGCGACGGCCGGCCTCGCAGCGCGCTTGGACTTCACCCTCGACGAGATCGAGGACCTCCGTATCGCCGTCGACGAGGCCTGCGCGATCCTGCTTCAGCAGGCCGTGGACGGATCGGTGCTGAGCTGCGTCTTCCGACTCGTCGACGACTCGCTCGAGGTGACGGTCTCCGCACCGACCACCGACGGGCGTGCCCCCGAGCGTGACACCTTCGCCTGGACCGTGCTGTCGGCCCTGGCGGGCAAGGTGGACTCCTCGGTGGCGGCGGACAACACCGTTTCGATCAGCCTCTACAAGCAGCGCGGCGCGGGAGTCGCACCGGCGTGA
- a CDS encoding Na+/H+ antiporter, with product MDALPLLLLVAGSAAVAGTVRRTRLSAPLVLVAVGLAVSYVPGVPQYTLDPDVILPLLLPPLLYTAASDSSYLDLRAQVRPVALLSVGYVLFATLVVGWVAYLLVPELPLTAALVLGAVVAPPDAVAATAVARRVGLPSRITTILQGESLVNDATAITAYKVALAAAVGEGASWAGGVEEFLLAAVGGVGVGLVLMAPLHWLRTHLREALLQNTLSLLIPFVAYGVAERFHASGVLAVVVVALYLGHRAWQVDFATRLQEAAVWKMVAFILESAVFALIGLQLPVVLDGLGTYAGAEAAWYAVVLFLVVVVARFVWVYPATYLPRLLSRRIREGEPDPTPQGAFVVGWAGMRGVVSLAIAFSIPATVHGGGDFPARNLILFLAFTTVIGTLVVQGLTLPTLVRLLKLPGRDRQRETLAEAQAQAQASRAAEAKLDALLADERNALPTPLADRLRTVLERRRNAVWERLGAVNPVTGETVDDTYRRLARHMIEAEREVFVKLRDARYIDDEMLRALLRRLDLEEAAAYREAED from the coding sequence ATGGACGCCCTGCCTCTTCTGTTGCTGGTCGCGGGCAGTGCGGCGGTCGCCGGAACCGTCCGTCGCACCCGGCTCTCCGCGCCGCTGGTGCTCGTCGCCGTGGGCCTCGCCGTCTCGTACGTCCCCGGCGTACCGCAGTACACGCTCGACCCGGACGTGATCCTTCCGCTGCTCCTGCCACCGCTGCTGTACACCGCCGCGAGCGACAGTTCCTACCTCGATCTGCGTGCTCAAGTGCGTCCGGTGGCGCTGCTCTCGGTCGGCTACGTGCTCTTCGCGACGCTGGTCGTCGGCTGGGTCGCCTATCTGCTGGTACCGGAGCTGCCGCTGACCGCGGCCCTGGTCCTCGGCGCGGTGGTGGCACCGCCCGACGCGGTGGCGGCGACCGCGGTGGCCCGCCGGGTGGGGCTGCCCTCGCGTATCACCACGATCCTGCAGGGCGAGTCGCTGGTGAACGACGCGACCGCGATCACCGCGTACAAGGTCGCCCTCGCGGCCGCCGTCGGTGAGGGGGCGAGCTGGGCGGGTGGTGTCGAGGAGTTCCTGCTCGCGGCGGTGGGCGGGGTCGGTGTGGGGCTTGTCCTGATGGCGCCCCTGCACTGGCTGCGCACACATCTGCGCGAGGCCCTGCTGCAGAACACGCTCTCCCTGCTGATCCCGTTCGTGGCCTACGGGGTCGCGGAGCGCTTCCACGCCTCGGGCGTCCTCGCGGTGGTCGTCGTCGCCCTCTATCTGGGCCACCGCGCCTGGCAGGTCGATTTCGCGACAAGGCTCCAGGAGGCCGCGGTCTGGAAGATGGTCGCCTTCATCCTGGAGTCCGCCGTCTTCGCGCTCATCGGCCTCCAACTCCCCGTCGTGCTCGACGGACTCGGCACCTACGCGGGAGCCGAGGCGGCCTGGTACGCGGTCGTACTGTTCCTGGTCGTCGTGGTGGCGCGTTTCGTATGGGTCTACCCGGCGACCTATCTGCCGCGGCTCCTCTCGCGGCGCATTCGCGAGGGCGAGCCGGATCCGACGCCGCAGGGCGCGTTCGTCGTCGGGTGGGCCGGTATGCGCGGGGTGGTCTCGCTGGCCATCGCCTTCTCGATTCCGGCCACGGTGCACGGCGGCGGCGACTTCCCGGCCCGCAACCTCATCCTGTTCCTCGCCTTCACCACTGTCATCGGCACGCTGGTCGTGCAGGGCCTGACCCTGCCCACCCTCGTCCGGCTCCTGAAACTGCCCGGCCGGGACCGGCAGCGCGAGACGCTCGCCGAGGCGCAGGCCCAGGCGCAGGCGTCCCGGGCGGCGGAGGCGAAGCTCGACGCGCTGCTCGCCGACGAGCGAAACGCCCTGCCCACCCCGCTCGCCGACCGTCTGCGCACGGTCCTCGAACGCCGCCGCAACGCCGTGTGGGAACGGCTCGGCGCGGTGAACCCGGTGACCGGCGAGACCGTGGACGACACCTACCGGCGCCTCGCGCGCCACATGATCGAGGCCGAGCGCGAGGTCTTCGTGAAACTGCGCGACGCCCGCTACATCGACGACGAGATGCTGCGCGCGCTGCTGAGGCGTCTGGACCTGGAGGAGGCCGCCGCGTACCGGGAGGCCGAGGACTGA
- a CDS encoding family 2B encapsulin nanocompartment shell protein: MSVGEEIRTDAEQPKPQQSLGTSAARNLATTTKSAPQMQEISSRWLLHTLPWTNVQGGTYRVNRRLTYAVGDGRVTFVKTGDRVDVIPAELGELPLLRGFEDQEVLERLAQRCQQREFAAGDVLSSFGSPADEVFLLAHGRIEKIGTGPYGDDAVLGVLADGAYFGEHALLDPDAIWEYTTKATTACTVLTLPRRDLEQVAERSESLRAHLQQLRSIPAQRTNKYGEKHIDLSAGHVGEQDLPGTFVDYEASPREYELSVAQTVLRVHTRVSDLYNQPMNQTEQQLRLTVEALKERQEHELINNREFGLLNNCEYDQRIQPHDGAPTPDDMDELLSRRRGSKLFLAHPRAIAAFGRECNKRGLVPETIDIGGHRIPTWRGVPIYPCNKIPVSDARTTSILCMRTGEAEQGVVGLRQAGIPDEIEPSLSVRFMGINEQAITSYLVTAYYSAAILVPDALGVLENVEIGRW; the protein is encoded by the coding sequence ATGTCGGTAGGCGAAGAGATCCGCACGGACGCGGAGCAGCCCAAGCCGCAGCAGAGTCTCGGCACATCGGCCGCGCGGAATCTGGCCACCACCACAAAGTCCGCACCACAGATGCAGGAGATCAGCTCTCGCTGGCTGCTGCACACGCTGCCGTGGACGAATGTGCAGGGCGGTACATATCGCGTGAACCGACGGCTGACGTACGCGGTCGGCGACGGCCGGGTCACTTTTGTGAAGACCGGTGACCGGGTGGACGTGATCCCGGCCGAGCTCGGCGAACTCCCGCTGCTGCGGGGCTTCGAGGACCAGGAAGTGCTCGAACGACTGGCACAGCGGTGTCAGCAGCGCGAGTTCGCGGCCGGAGACGTGCTCTCCTCGTTCGGCAGCCCCGCCGACGAGGTGTTCCTGCTCGCACACGGCCGGATCGAGAAGATCGGCACCGGCCCCTACGGCGACGACGCGGTGCTCGGAGTTCTCGCCGACGGTGCGTACTTCGGCGAGCACGCGCTGCTCGACCCGGACGCCATCTGGGAGTACACCACCAAGGCGACCACCGCCTGCACCGTGCTCACGCTGCCCCGGCGCGACCTCGAACAGGTCGCGGAGCGCTCGGAGTCGCTGCGCGCGCACCTCCAGCAGCTGCGGTCCATCCCGGCGCAGCGCACCAACAAGTACGGCGAGAAGCACATCGACCTGTCCGCCGGCCATGTCGGCGAACAGGACCTGCCGGGCACCTTCGTCGACTACGAGGCCTCGCCCCGCGAGTACGAGCTGAGCGTGGCCCAGACCGTACTGCGCGTCCACACCAGGGTCTCGGACCTCTACAACCAGCCCATGAACCAGACGGAACAGCAGTTGAGGCTGACCGTCGAGGCGCTGAAGGAGCGCCAGGAGCACGAGCTCATCAACAACCGTGAATTCGGGCTGCTCAACAACTGCGAGTACGACCAGCGGATCCAGCCGCACGACGGCGCGCCCACCCCCGACGACATGGACGAGCTGCTCAGCCGCCGCCGCGGCTCCAAGCTCTTCCTCGCCCACCCGAGGGCCATCGCGGCCTTCGGCCGGGAGTGCAACAAGCGCGGCCTGGTGCCCGAGACCATCGACATCGGCGGGCACCGCATCCCGACCTGGCGCGGTGTGCCGATCTACCCGTGCAACAAGATCCCGGTGAGCGACGCGCGGACGACCTCGATCCTCTGCATGCGTACCGGCGAGGCCGAGCAGGGCGTCGTCGGTCTGCGCCAGGCGGGCATCCCGGACGAGATCGAGCCGAGCCTGTCGGTGCGCTTCATGGGCATCAACGAACAGGCGATCACCTCCTACCTGGTCACCGCCTACTACTCGGCGGCGATCCTGGTGCCGGACGCCCTCGGTGTCCTGGAGAACGTCGAGATCGGCCGCTGGTAG
- a CDS encoding family 2 encapsulin nanocompartment cargo protein polyprenyl transferase, whose product MTHAAQAQSTSPQGSWPTDRGGRAGRPRGPEDRRRGRGAIPEPARPPDDAPDGRPERTAPEESGWDSQEAADVLERARRTVDPELRRAVDRLPEAMRRIARYHFGWEHADGTPAAGNAGKAVRPALVLAAVEALRGRPETAVRAAAAVELTHNFTLLHDDLMDRDRTRRHRATAWTVFGEADAILAGDALQAQAQLLLAQDGHPAATSAAARLAACVVELCEGQHTDTALERRSLDAVNLDECLGMAEAKTGSLLGCACALGALYAGADDEVVDALDEFGRAAGLAFQLIDDVIGIWGDPVRTGKPAGADLMARKKSLPVVAALTSDSPSGARLAELYARPPEESDLERTVAALEGAGGRDWAQIQAADHMARAVHHLSRAVPDPQAAGGLLSLAEFVTRRTV is encoded by the coding sequence ATGACCCACGCCGCACAGGCACAGAGCACCAGCCCGCAGGGCTCGTGGCCCACGGACCGAGGAGGACGTGCCGGTCGGCCGCGGGGGCCCGAGGACAGGAGGCGCGGCAGGGGCGCGATCCCGGAACCGGCGCGGCCCCCCGATGACGCCCCGGACGGGCGGCCGGAGCGTACGGCCCCGGAGGAGAGCGGCTGGGACAGCCAGGAGGCGGCCGACGTCCTGGAACGCGCCCGCCGGACCGTCGATCCCGAACTGCGCCGCGCCGTCGACCGGTTGCCCGAGGCGATGCGCCGCATCGCGCGCTACCACTTCGGATGGGAGCACGCGGACGGCACGCCCGCGGCGGGCAACGCGGGCAAGGCGGTACGTCCGGCCCTGGTGCTCGCCGCGGTCGAGGCACTGCGCGGACGTCCGGAGACCGCGGTACGGGCCGCCGCCGCGGTGGAGCTGACGCACAACTTCACCCTGCTCCACGACGATCTGATGGACCGCGACCGCACCCGCAGACACCGGGCCACCGCCTGGACGGTGTTCGGCGAGGCCGACGCCATCCTCGCCGGGGACGCCCTCCAGGCACAGGCCCAACTGCTGCTCGCCCAGGACGGGCACCCGGCCGCGACCTCCGCCGCCGCACGACTCGCGGCCTGCGTGGTCGAGCTCTGCGAGGGCCAGCACACCGACACCGCCCTGGAACGGCGCAGTCTGGACGCGGTCAACCTCGACGAGTGCCTCGGCATGGCGGAGGCGAAGACCGGATCGCTGCTCGGCTGCGCCTGTGCGCTCGGGGCGCTCTACGCGGGCGCGGACGACGAAGTGGTCGACGCCCTGGACGAGTTCGGGCGTGCGGCCGGGCTCGCCTTCCAGCTCATCGACGACGTGATCGGTATCTGGGGCGACCCGGTCCGTACCGGAAAACCGGCCGGCGCCGATCTGATGGCCCGCAAGAAGTCGCTGCCCGTGGTGGCCGCCCTCACCTCGGACAGCCCGTCGGGCGCCAGGCTCGCCGAGCTGTACGCACGGCCGCCCGAGGAGAGTGATCTGGAGCGCACGGTCGCCGCCCTGGAGGGTGCCGGAGGCCGTGACTGGGCGCAGATCCAGGCCGCCGACCACATGGCGCGCGCCGTGCACCACCTCTCGCGCGCCGTCCCCGACCCTCAGGCCGCCGGTGGACTGCTGTCCCTGGCGGAGTTCGTGACCAGGCGGACCGTATGA
- a CDS encoding 1-aminocyclopropane-1-carboxylate deaminase/D-cysteine desulfhydrase, producing the protein MPDPEAPDPATLRPRLPSPLCPVTDERFARHGVRLLLKRDDLIHPEIVGNKWRKLAPNLSAAGDRTLLTFGGAYSHHLAATAAAGRLLGLGTVGVVRGHELADRPLNATLRRCADDGMRLHFVDRSTYRRKNEPATLARILRTTGSEGAFVVPEGGSNSLAVHGCTELGRELRGAADVVALACGTGGSLAGLAAGLGPGQRALGIPVVGGGFLGTEIEALQTSAFGGRRGSWTLDARFDFGGYARRPAELRSFAEDFGHRHGLPVEHLYVAKMLYGLLTLTEEGAFSPGTRLAAVITGRPPRQGYED; encoded by the coding sequence ATGCCGGACCCCGAAGCCCCCGATCCCGCCACCCTGCGCCCACGGCTCCCCTCGCCGCTGTGCCCGGTGACGGACGAGCGCTTCGCGCGGCACGGCGTACGGCTCCTGCTCAAGCGCGACGACCTGATCCACCCGGAGATCGTCGGCAACAAATGGCGCAAGCTGGCCCCGAACCTGAGCGCGGCGGGCGACCGTACGCTGCTGACCTTCGGCGGCGCCTACTCGCACCACCTGGCGGCCACCGCAGCGGCGGGCCGCCTCCTCGGCCTCGGCACCGTCGGCGTCGTACGGGGCCACGAGCTCGCGGACCGCCCGCTCAACGCGACCCTGCGCCGGTGCGCGGACGACGGGATGCGCCTGCACTTCGTCGACAGGTCCACGTATCGCCGTAAGAACGAACCCGCCACGCTGGCCCGGATCCTGCGTACGACAGGCTCCGAGGGTGCCTTCGTGGTCCCCGAGGGGGGCAGCAACTCCCTTGCGGTGCACGGCTGTACGGAGCTCGGCCGCGAATTGCGCGGAGCCGCCGACGTGGTGGCCCTTGCCTGCGGAACCGGCGGCAGCCTGGCCGGTCTGGCGGCGGGCCTCGGCCCCGGGCAGCGCGCGCTGGGCATACCCGTGGTCGGCGGCGGCTTCCTCGGCACGGAGATCGAGGCCCTGCAGACCTCCGCATTCGGCGGCCGCCGCGGCTCCTGGACCCTCGACGCACGCTTCGACTTCGGCGGCTACGCCCGCCGCCCCGCCGAACTGCGCTCCTTCGCCGAGGACTTCGGACACCGGCACGGCCTGCCCGTCGAGCATCTCTATGTCGCCAAAATGCTGTACGGACTTCTCACCCTCACCGAAGAGGGCGCCTTCTCCCCCGGCACCCGGCTGGCGGCGGTGATCACGGGACGTCCGCCCCGGCAGGGGTACGAGGACTGA
- a CDS encoding UBP-type zinc finger domain-containing protein encodes MKECQHVAALPHPEPAALSETCLECVAAGSHPVQLRKCLECGHVGCCDSSPLKHASAHCRESAHPVMRTLEKGEDWRWCFVDNVLV; translated from the coding sequence ATGAAGGAGTGCCAGCACGTCGCCGCGTTGCCGCACCCCGAGCCCGCGGCGCTGAGTGAAACCTGCCTGGAGTGCGTGGCGGCCGGCAGCCACCCCGTGCAACTGCGGAAGTGCCTGGAGTGCGGCCACGTCGGCTGCTGCGATTCGTCACCGCTCAAGCACGCCTCCGCGCACTGCCGGGAGAGCGCGCATCCGGTGATGCGGACCCTGGAGAAGGGTGAGGACTGGCGCTGGTGCTTTGTCGACAACGTGCTGGTCTGA